From the Haloarcula sp. H-GB4 genome, one window contains:
- a CDS encoding Glu/Leu/Phe/Val dehydrogenase → MSDVNPYQSLRTQIDAAAQYLDISEGQLERLKTPERILETNLSVEMDDGSVEVFRAYRSQFNGDRGPYKGGIRYHPQVDRDEVKALSGWMVYKTAASDIPLGGGKGGIVIDPRNYSESELERVTRSFAKELTPLIGADRDVPAPDVNTGQREMNWIKDTYETLENTTEPGVITGKDLASGGSEGRVEATGRSTVVAAREAFEYLDKDIEGATVAVQGYGNAGWIAAKLIHEMGANVVAVSDSSGAIYSDASFDPVAVKDYKRETGSVVGYTDAAEELTNDELLTLDVDLLIPAALENAIDESLAHDISADVISEAANGPITPAADDVLSDRETLVIPDILANAGGVIVSYFEWVQNRQRFYWSGERVNEELDSIIVEQFGNLVDAYEERNLSSLRTAAYVVALQRVMNAGEQSGTWP, encoded by the coding sequence ACCAAAGCCTGCGGACGCAAATCGACGCAGCAGCACAATACTTAGACATCTCAGAGGGACAACTGGAACGGCTGAAAACCCCTGAGCGGATACTGGAAACGAATCTGTCTGTTGAGATGGACGATGGGTCGGTGGAGGTATTCCGTGCGTATCGGTCACAGTTCAACGGCGACCGTGGCCCGTACAAGGGCGGAATCCGCTATCATCCACAGGTAGACCGCGACGAGGTCAAGGCGCTCTCCGGGTGGATGGTCTACAAGACGGCGGCGAGCGATATCCCGCTCGGCGGTGGCAAAGGCGGAATCGTCATCGACCCGAGGAACTATTCCGAGAGCGAACTGGAGCGGGTCACACGCTCATTTGCGAAGGAACTGACGCCACTGATTGGGGCCGACCGTGACGTGCCCGCACCTGACGTCAACACGGGCCAGCGCGAGATGAACTGGATCAAAGACACCTACGAGACACTCGAAAACACGACAGAGCCCGGCGTGATAACCGGGAAGGACCTCGCAAGCGGTGGCAGTGAAGGCCGCGTCGAAGCGACCGGGCGTTCGACGGTCGTCGCAGCACGTGAAGCCTTCGAGTATCTTGACAAGGACATCGAAGGCGCGACGGTCGCGGTTCAGGGCTACGGGAACGCCGGCTGGATCGCAGCGAAACTCATTCACGAAATGGGGGCCAACGTCGTCGCCGTGTCCGATTCGAGCGGCGCGATATACAGCGACGCGTCGTTCGACCCCGTCGCAGTCAAGGACTACAAACGCGAAACCGGGAGCGTCGTCGGATATACCGACGCGGCGGAGGAACTCACGAATGATGAACTGCTCACGCTCGACGTCGACCTGTTGATCCCGGCCGCACTCGAAAACGCCATCGATGAGTCGCTGGCACATGACATCTCTGCCGATGTCATCTCTGAGGCTGCGAACGGACCGATTACTCCCGCAGCAGACGACGTTCTCAGCGACCGCGAGACGCTGGTCATTCCGGATATCCTCGCGAACGCGGGCGGCGTCATCGTGTCGTACTTCGAGTGGGTCCAGAACAGGCAGCGCTTCTACTGGTCCGGAGAGCGTGTGAACGAGGAACTGGATTCGATTATCGTCGAGCAGTTCGGGAACCTCGTCGACGCCTACGAGGAGCGAAACCTCTCCTCGCTCCGAACCGCCGCATACGTCGTTGCACTCCAGCGGGTGATGAACGCCGGCGAGCAGAGCGGCACTTGGCCGTAA